Proteins encoded within one genomic window of Polypterus senegalus isolate Bchr_013 chromosome 6, ASM1683550v1, whole genome shotgun sequence:
- the rdh1 gene encoding retinol dehydrogenase 1 isoform X1, whose protein sequence is MLTIAEKSCPLDTLCMVLAACAFLTALVWFVRDSLRISDIGRKRVFITGCDSGFGNQLAKQLDHQGFHVIASCLTEKGAAELKTTATPRLKTVLLNVVDGKNIDEAVEFVKAEVGEKGLWGLVNNAGILLALPPTDWIQIESFRKVIDVNLLGTIEVTLKFLPLVKKARGRIVNVSSIMGRLAFGGGGYCISKFGVESFSDTLRKDMKHFDIKVSIIEPGFFKTQITNLEPIEKELRSLWSALTPEIKGSYGSDYIDRYIKVQKTSMNLLLSSKTSHVTDCMQHALTAKYPRTRYGAGWDAKLFWLPLSYLPTALTDRVVRSLMPEPAEPGVTATRH, encoded by the exons atgttaacgattgccgaaaag TCTTGTCCATTAGACACACTTTGTATGGTCCTGGCAGCCTGTGCTTTCCTGACTGCACTTGTCTGGTTTGTAAGAGACAGCCTGAGAATCAGTGACATTGGCCGTAAACGTGTCTTCATCACGGGATGCGATTCAGGCTTTGGGAATCAGCTAGCGAAACAGTTGGACCACCAAGGATTCCATGTAATTGCTTCATGTCTGACTGAGAAAGGGGCAGCCGAGTTGAAGACTACTGCCACCCCCAGGCTGAAGACGGTACTTTTGAACGTGGTGGATGGCAAAAACATCGATGAAGCAGTGGAGTTTGTGAAGGCAGAGGTTGGGGAAAAAG gtCTATGGGGCCTCGTCAACAATGCTGGGATACTACTAGCACTTCCTCCTACAGACTGGATTCAGATAGAAAGCTTCCGCAAAGTTATTGACGTTAATCTTCTGGGAACCATTGAGGTCACTTTGAAATTTCTTCCACTTGTAAAGAAAGCCAGAGGCCGGATTGTGAATGTGTCTAGTATCATGGGCCGACTTGCCTTTGGAGGTGGTGGGTACTGCATATCGAAATTTGGTGTGGAGTCCTTCTCCGATACtttaag GAAGGACATGAAACACTTTGACATCAAAGTCAGCATCATAGAACCTGGATTCTTCAAGACTCAGATCACAAATTTAGAGCCTATTGAGAAAGAGCTGCGAAGTCTTTGGAGTGCCCTGACGCCTGAGATTAAAGGCTCCTACGGGTCGGACTACATTGACAGAT ATATAAAAGTCCAGAAAACGTCAATGAACCTGCTGTTAAGTTCGAAGACATCACACGTCACAGACTGCATGCAGCACGCCTTGACAGCCAAGTACCCGCGGACACGCTACGGTGCAGGATGGGATGCAAAGCTCTTCTGGCTTCCTCTTTCATACCTGCCCACAGCCCTAACGGATCGAGTGGTTAGAAGCTTAATGCCAGAGCCGGCTGAGCCAGGTGTGACAGCAACGCGTCACTAA
- the rdh1 gene encoding retinol dehydrogenase 1 isoform X2, translating to MSCPLDTLCMVLAACAFLTALVWFVRDSLRISDIGRKRVFITGCDSGFGNQLAKQLDHQGFHVIASCLTEKGAAELKTTATPRLKTVLLNVVDGKNIDEAVEFVKAEVGEKGLWGLVNNAGILLALPPTDWIQIESFRKVIDVNLLGTIEVTLKFLPLVKKARGRIVNVSSIMGRLAFGGGGYCISKFGVESFSDTLRKDMKHFDIKVSIIEPGFFKTQITNLEPIEKELRSLWSALTPEIKGSYGSDYIDRYIKVQKTSMNLLLSSKTSHVTDCMQHALTAKYPRTRYGAGWDAKLFWLPLSYLPTALTDRVVRSLMPEPAEPGVTATRH from the exons TCTTGTCCATTAGACACACTTTGTATGGTCCTGGCAGCCTGTGCTTTCCTGACTGCACTTGTCTGGTTTGTAAGAGACAGCCTGAGAATCAGTGACATTGGCCGTAAACGTGTCTTCATCACGGGATGCGATTCAGGCTTTGGGAATCAGCTAGCGAAACAGTTGGACCACCAAGGATTCCATGTAATTGCTTCATGTCTGACTGAGAAAGGGGCAGCCGAGTTGAAGACTACTGCCACCCCCAGGCTGAAGACGGTACTTTTGAACGTGGTGGATGGCAAAAACATCGATGAAGCAGTGGAGTTTGTGAAGGCAGAGGTTGGGGAAAAAG gtCTATGGGGCCTCGTCAACAATGCTGGGATACTACTAGCACTTCCTCCTACAGACTGGATTCAGATAGAAAGCTTCCGCAAAGTTATTGACGTTAATCTTCTGGGAACCATTGAGGTCACTTTGAAATTTCTTCCACTTGTAAAGAAAGCCAGAGGCCGGATTGTGAATGTGTCTAGTATCATGGGCCGACTTGCCTTTGGAGGTGGTGGGTACTGCATATCGAAATTTGGTGTGGAGTCCTTCTCCGATACtttaag GAAGGACATGAAACACTTTGACATCAAAGTCAGCATCATAGAACCTGGATTCTTCAAGACTCAGATCACAAATTTAGAGCCTATTGAGAAAGAGCTGCGAAGTCTTTGGAGTGCCCTGACGCCTGAGATTAAAGGCTCCTACGGGTCGGACTACATTGACAGAT ATATAAAAGTCCAGAAAACGTCAATGAACCTGCTGTTAAGTTCGAAGACATCACACGTCACAGACTGCATGCAGCACGCCTTGACAGCCAAGTACCCGCGGACACGCTACGGTGCAGGATGGGATGCAAAGCTCTTCTGGCTTCCTCTTTCATACCTGCCCACAGCCCTAACGGATCGAGTGGTTAGAAGCTTAATGCCAGAGCCGGCTGAGCCAGGTGTGACAGCAACGCGTCACTAA
- the rdh1 gene encoding retinol dehydrogenase 1 isoform X3, translating to MVLAACAFLTALVWFVRDSLRISDIGRKRVFITGCDSGFGNQLAKQLDHQGFHVIASCLTEKGAAELKTTATPRLKTVLLNVVDGKNIDEAVEFVKAEVGEKGLWGLVNNAGILLALPPTDWIQIESFRKVIDVNLLGTIEVTLKFLPLVKKARGRIVNVSSIMGRLAFGGGGYCISKFGVESFSDTLRKDMKHFDIKVSIIEPGFFKTQITNLEPIEKELRSLWSALTPEIKGSYGSDYIDRYIKVQKTSMNLLLSSKTSHVTDCMQHALTAKYPRTRYGAGWDAKLFWLPLSYLPTALTDRVVRSLMPEPAEPGVTATRH from the exons ATGGTCCTGGCAGCCTGTGCTTTCCTGACTGCACTTGTCTGGTTTGTAAGAGACAGCCTGAGAATCAGTGACATTGGCCGTAAACGTGTCTTCATCACGGGATGCGATTCAGGCTTTGGGAATCAGCTAGCGAAACAGTTGGACCACCAAGGATTCCATGTAATTGCTTCATGTCTGACTGAGAAAGGGGCAGCCGAGTTGAAGACTACTGCCACCCCCAGGCTGAAGACGGTACTTTTGAACGTGGTGGATGGCAAAAACATCGATGAAGCAGTGGAGTTTGTGAAGGCAGAGGTTGGGGAAAAAG gtCTATGGGGCCTCGTCAACAATGCTGGGATACTACTAGCACTTCCTCCTACAGACTGGATTCAGATAGAAAGCTTCCGCAAAGTTATTGACGTTAATCTTCTGGGAACCATTGAGGTCACTTTGAAATTTCTTCCACTTGTAAAGAAAGCCAGAGGCCGGATTGTGAATGTGTCTAGTATCATGGGCCGACTTGCCTTTGGAGGTGGTGGGTACTGCATATCGAAATTTGGTGTGGAGTCCTTCTCCGATACtttaag GAAGGACATGAAACACTTTGACATCAAAGTCAGCATCATAGAACCTGGATTCTTCAAGACTCAGATCACAAATTTAGAGCCTATTGAGAAAGAGCTGCGAAGTCTTTGGAGTGCCCTGACGCCTGAGATTAAAGGCTCCTACGGGTCGGACTACATTGACAGAT ATATAAAAGTCCAGAAAACGTCAATGAACCTGCTGTTAAGTTCGAAGACATCACACGTCACAGACTGCATGCAGCACGCCTTGACAGCCAAGTACCCGCGGACACGCTACGGTGCAGGATGGGATGCAAAGCTCTTCTGGCTTCCTCTTTCATACCTGCCCACAGCCCTAACGGATCGAGTGGTTAGAAGCTTAATGCCAGAGCCGGCTGAGCCAGGTGTGACAGCAACGCGTCACTAA